Proteins from one Leptospira wolffii serovar Khorat str. Khorat-H2 genomic window:
- the hisG gene encoding ATP phosphoribosyltransferase, producing MLTLALPKGRLAEESIELMLERGWLSGKPDPDSKELIYRDPKDKVRILLVRSQDVPTYVEQNAADAGIVGWDVLLEGGYDLLLPLDLGIGKCRLSVAAPKGWSLSNGERKVRVATKYPNIAKDFFLRKGINCEVIKLYGSIELAPLVGLSDCIVDLVSTGATLKANNLQEIEIILESTARLAFNRSALYTKRKEIGEFLDTFRAVKV from the coding sequence ATGCTGACTTTGGCCCTTCCGAAAGGACGGCTCGCCGAAGAGAGCATCGAATTGATGCTGGAAAGAGGCTGGCTTAGCGGCAAGCCCGATCCGGATTCCAAAGAACTCATCTACCGGGACCCGAAAGACAAGGTCCGTATACTTCTTGTCCGTTCTCAGGATGTTCCTACTTACGTGGAGCAGAATGCCGCCGATGCCGGTATTGTCGGATGGGACGTATTATTGGAGGGAGGTTACGATCTCCTTCTCCCTCTGGATCTGGGAATCGGAAAATGCAGATTATCCGTCGCCGCTCCGAAAGGCTGGAGTCTGAGTAATGGAGAAAGAAAGGTTCGGGTGGCGACAAAATATCCCAATATCGCCAAGGACTTCTTTCTTCGAAAAGGCATCAATTGCGAAGTCATTAAGTTGTATGGAAGTATAGAATTGGCTCCTCTCGTGGGACTTTCGGACTGTATTGTGGACCTGGTTTCTACCGGGGCGACTTTAAAGGCCAATAATCTGCAAGAGATCGAAATCATTCTGGAGTCCACGGCTAGGCTGGCTTTCAATCGTTCCGCTTTATATACCAAGAGGAAGGAGATCGGGGAATTCCTGGATACTTTCCGAGCGGTGAAGGTATAA
- a CDS encoding tetratricopeptide repeat protein: MKRFEPKTGASIKDLDPYADLTGAERAFAILFSKIGEHKKPVLIGLIVLIVTVVSVVGWNEYRADQFRKGTIAVEILEKELALKPNTDLAEKIKRYEAIQSTYHSSPSLELRLSKTLGDLYARNGEFAKAADKLEWAGKQIDELPEVKAYYFYIAGNYRESGNQLAEAESDYFTASSLLAGRKNISGFYAWSLYQAARLKVKNGKKDEAKELLKKVLEQDISSPSEEFKSVKELATYLLLKTSQGN, from the coding sequence ATGAAGCGGTTCGAACCAAAAACTGGAGCGTCTATTAAAGATTTGGATCCGTACGCGGATCTTACAGGAGCGGAGAGGGCCTTTGCCATCCTTTTCTCCAAAATCGGAGAGCATAAGAAGCCCGTTCTGATCGGTTTGATCGTTCTGATCGTTACAGTGGTTTCCGTAGTGGGTTGGAACGAATATAGAGCGGATCAGTTCAGAAAAGGAACGATCGCTGTCGAAATTCTGGAAAAAGAATTAGCTCTCAAACCTAATACGGACCTGGCGGAAAAAATCAAGCGCTACGAAGCGATCCAATCTACTTATCATTCTTCTCCTTCTTTAGAATTGCGTTTATCCAAAACCTTAGGCGATCTTTATGCTCGCAACGGCGAATTTGCGAAGGCTGCGGATAAATTGGAATGGGCGGGAAAGCAAATCGACGAACTTCCCGAAGTAAAGGCTTACTATTTCTATATCGCAGGCAATTATAGAGAAAGCGGAAACCAATTGGCCGAGGCCGAATCGGATTATTTCACGGCTTCTTCTCTTTTAGCCGGTCGTAAGAATATTTCCGGTTTTTACGCTTGGAGTCTATACCAAGCGGCAAGACTCAAAGTAAAGAACGGGAAGAAAGACGAGGCAAAGGAACTACTGAAAAAAGTTCTGGAACAGGACATTTCTTCTCCTTCAGAAGAATTCAAGTCGGTCAAAGAACTGGCGACCTACCTTCTTCTCAAAACCAGCCAGGGAAATTAA